The following are from one region of the Magallana gigas chromosome 4, xbMagGiga1.1, whole genome shotgun sequence genome:
- the LOC105345996 gene encoding periostin, translating to MMKAILPLCLIGFALCQEGNIVQVAKKLGATTLLEFATEAGLADTLATGGPFTVFAPTNEAFAKLPPKVVEFLKKNKEALQEVLKFHVLSGKTYSSQLKNELVVQTLDPKLSVRINIYQNGKVITADGSPVVLADQNATNGVIHVINRVEFPIPVMDVVKTAERLSELGTLVKAVVAAGLQNTLSGPGPFTVFAPTDQAFAALPPGTLDNLLKNKTALTDVLTYHVVSGTYFSSGLTSGAVPTVEGKSVNIVVGQGVKVNGANVVVADEAVTNGVIHIIDKVLIPPSFT from the exons ATGATGAAGGCGATTCTTCCTCTCTGTTTAATTGGGTTTGCACTGTGCCAAGAAGGCAACATTGTACAGGTTGCAAAAAAGCTTGGAGCAACAACCTTGTTAGAGTTTGCAACGGAGGCTGGTCTGGCAGATACTTTGGCTACTGGAG GACCGTTCACCGTTTTTGCCCCTACTAACGAAGCTTTCGCCAAACTACCACCAAAGGTGGTGGAATTCttgaagaaaaacaaagaagCTTTACAGGAGGTTCTTAAATTCCATGTTCTCAGTGGAAAGACGTATTCAAGTCAGCTTAAAAATGAACTTGTAGTACAGACGCTTGACCCAAAACTAAGCGTCAGAATCAACATTTACCAAAACGGCAAG GTCATCACAGCTGATGGAAGTCCGGTAGTTCTAGCAGATCAGAATGCGACCAATGGCGTCATCCACGTCATCAACCGAGTGGAGTTTCCTATCCCTGTGATGGATGTAGTGAAGACAGCGGAGCGACTGAGTGAGCTGGGAACTCTGGTGAAGGCCGTAGTAGCAGCAGGTCTGCAGAATACCTTGTCAG gcCCAGGCCCATTCACCGTGTTTGCTCCAACGGACCAAGCTTTTGCTGCCCTGCCACCCGGGACGCTAGATAATCTACTGAAAAACAAAACGGCACTCACAG ACGTACTTACATACCACGTGGTTAGCGGCACCTACTTTAGTTCAGGACTAACATCTGGAGCAGTCCCAACTGTAGAAGGCAAAAGTGTCAACATCGTCGTTGGGCAAG GTGTAAAGGTGAATGGCGCCAATGTTGTGGTGGCTGACGAAGCTGTAACTAATGGAGTTATTCATATCATTGACAAAGTCCTTATACCTCCTTcttttacttga
- the LOC105345997 gene encoding periostin has product MMKAILPLCLIGFALCQEGNIVQVAKKLGATTLLEFATEAGLADTLATGGPFTVFAPTNEAFAKLPPKVVEFLKKNKEALQEVLKFHVLSGKTYSSQLKNELVVQTLDPKLSVRINIYQNGKVITADGSPVVLADQNATNGVIHVINRVEFPIPVMDVVKTAERLSELGTLVKAVVAAGLQNTLSGPGPFTVFAPTDQAFAALPPGTLDNLLKNKTALTDVLTYHVVSGTYFSSGLTSGAVPTVEGKSVNIVVGQGVKVNGANVVVADEAVTNGVIHIIDKVLIPPSFT; this is encoded by the exons ATGATGAAGGCGATTCTTCCTCTCTGTTTAATTGGGTTTGCACTGTGCCAAGAAGGCAACATTGTACAGGTTGCAAAAAAGCTTGGAGCAACAACCTTGTTAGAGTTTGCAACGGAGGCTGGTCTGGCAGATACTTTGGCTACTGGAG GACCGTTCACCGTTTTTGCCCCTACTAACGAAGCTTTCGCCAAACTACCACCAAAGGTGGTGGAATTCttgaagaaaaacaaagaagCTTTACAGGAGGTTCTTAAATTCCATGTTCTCAGTGGAAAGACGTATTCAAGTCAGCTTAAAAATGAACTTGTAGTACAGACGCTTGACCCAAAGCTAAGCGTCAGAATCAACATTTACCAAAACGGCAAG GTCATCACAGCTGATGGAAGTCCGGTAGTTCTAGCAGATCAGAATGCGACCAATGGCGTCATCCACGTCATCAACCGAGTGGAGTTTCCTATCCCTGTGATGGATGTAGTGAAGACAGCGGAGCGACTGAGTGAGCTGGGAACTCTGGTGAAGGCCGTAGTAGCAGCAGGTCTGCAGAATACCTTGTCAG gcCCAGGCCCATTCACCGTGTTTGCTCCAACGGACCAAGCTTTTGCTGCCCTGCCACCCGGGACGCTAGATAATCTACTGAAAAACAAAACGGCACTCACAG ACGTACTTACATACCACGTGGTTAGCGGCACCTACTTTAGTTCAGGACTAACATCTGGAGCAGTCCCAACTGTAGAAGGAAAGAGTGTCAACATCGTCGTTGGGCAAG GTGTAAAGGTGAATGGCGCCAATGTTGTGGTGGCTGACGAAGCTGTAACTAATGGAGTTATTCATATCATTGACAAAGTCCTTATACCTCCTTcttttacttga